From Camelus dromedarius isolate mCamDro1 chromosome 2, mCamDro1.pat, whole genome shotgun sequence, one genomic window encodes:
- the ANAPC13 gene encoding anaphase-promoting complex subunit 13 produces MDSEVQRDGRILDLIDDAWREDKLPYEDVAIPLNELPEPEQDNGGTTESVKEQEMKWTDLALQYLHENVPPMGN; encoded by the exons ATGGACAGTGAGGTACAGAGAGATGGAAGGATCTTGGATTTGATTGACGATGCTTGGCGAGAAGACAAGCTGCCTTATGAGGATGTTGCAATACCACTG AATGAGCTTCCGGAACCTGAACAGGACAACGGCGGCACCACAGAATCTGTCAAAGAGCAAGAGATGAAGTGGACTGACCTGGCTTTACAGTACCTCCACGAGAACGTGCCGCCCATGGGAAACTGA